In a genomic window of Bordetella petrii:
- a CDS encoding Bug family tripartite tricarboxylate transporter substrate binding protein, translated as MHKIVARGLAALSLTAGLAGAAHAWPDQPINFVVPSAAGGSPDVLSRLVTNQLAQELDTPIVVENRPGAAGNIGIIQIKRAAADGYTIGYGNINTLAVNRALFKKLPYDVDADLAPVAHLFNLYNVLIVPADSPDKSVQDLITRARGNPGKLSYGASGVGTSGHMGAELFKNMAKIDVTFIPYNGGPAALQDLMGGRLDFIFINSSEAAPLVQSGRVRALGVSSMKRLALLPDVPTLDEQGLKGYETISWGGVVAPKGTPPQTLATLNTALNKALAAPAVREGLAKLGAEPGQGTPADFQAFIDRESAKWRQIIDDAGIQKLD; from the coding sequence ATGCACAAAATCGTGGCTCGCGGCCTCGCCGCCTTGTCGCTGACCGCCGGACTTGCCGGCGCGGCCCATGCCTGGCCAGACCAGCCCATCAACTTCGTGGTGCCTTCGGCGGCCGGCGGCTCGCCCGACGTGCTGTCGCGCCTGGTCACCAACCAGCTGGCGCAAGAACTGGACACGCCCATCGTGGTTGAAAACCGGCCGGGCGCGGCCGGCAATATCGGCATCATCCAGATTAAACGCGCCGCCGCCGACGGCTACACCATCGGCTACGGCAACATCAACACGCTGGCGGTGAATCGCGCACTGTTCAAGAAACTGCCTTATGACGTCGACGCCGACCTGGCGCCTGTCGCCCATCTGTTCAACCTGTACAACGTGTTGATCGTGCCGGCCGATTCGCCCGACAAATCAGTGCAAGACCTGATCACCCGCGCGCGCGGCAACCCCGGCAAGCTGTCGTATGGCGCCTCGGGCGTGGGCACCAGCGGCCACATGGGCGCCGAGCTGTTCAAGAACATGGCCAAGATCGACGTCACGTTCATTCCCTACAATGGCGGCCCGGCCGCCTTGCAGGACCTGATGGGCGGCCGCCTGGACTTCATCTTCATCAATTCGTCGGAAGCCGCGCCCCTGGTCCAGAGCGGCCGCGTGCGCGCGCTGGGGGTCAGCAGCATGAAGCGCCTGGCCTTGCTGCCCGATGTGCCCACGCTCGACGAACAAGGCCTCAAAGGCTACGAAACCATTTCCTGGGGCGGCGTGGTAGCGCCCAAGGGCACGCCGCCGCAAACCCTCGCCACGCTCAATACGGCCTTGAACAAGGCGCTGGCCGCGCCCGCGGTGCGCGAAGGGCTGGCCAAGCTGGGCGCCGAACCTGGCCAGGGTACGCCCGCCGATTTCCAGGCCTTCATCGATCGCGAATCCGCCAAGTGGCGGCAGATCATCGATGACGCCGGGATCCAGAAACTCGACTGA
- a CDS encoding MetQ/NlpA family ABC transporter substrate-binding protein encodes MLRFSRMRRVSLCLLMLAAAGAASAAQDKPLRIAVIPSVANEATEIAIAQARKQGLRVELVEFSDWVMPNIAVAEGSVDANFFQHEPFLQLFNRSRNTNLEPIAYGYSTTIGLFSKRLKRGDPVPQGARIAIPNDPVNTGRALLLLQKMGLLVLRRGDDPHASMQDIVSNPKQLALIQVEGSQSARTFDDVTASVTYTTFAKHAGIDERDGLAFDNTDPENVRRYAIRWVTTPERAQDPRLLQFIRIYQQSPEVKAKLRQLYGDLIDFPW; translated from the coding sequence ATGTTGCGTTTTTCCAGAATGCGCCGGGTGAGCCTGTGCCTGCTGATGCTGGCCGCCGCCGGCGCGGCCAGCGCCGCGCAAGACAAGCCCTTGCGCATTGCCGTGATTCCCAGCGTGGCGAACGAGGCCACCGAGATCGCCATCGCCCAGGCGCGCAAGCAGGGCCTGCGGGTCGAGCTGGTGGAGTTCAGCGATTGGGTCATGCCCAACATTGCCGTGGCCGAAGGTTCGGTGGACGCCAACTTCTTCCAGCACGAGCCGTTCCTGCAATTGTTCAACCGCAGCCGCAACACCAACCTGGAGCCCATCGCGTATGGGTATTCCACCACGATAGGGTTGTTCTCGAAGCGCTTGAAGCGCGGCGATCCGGTGCCGCAGGGGGCGCGCATCGCCATACCGAACGATCCGGTCAATACCGGGCGAGCCTTGCTGTTGCTGCAGAAAATGGGCCTGCTGGTGCTGCGCCGCGGCGACGACCCGCACGCCAGCATGCAGGACATTGTGTCGAACCCGAAGCAGCTGGCGTTGATTCAAGTCGAGGGCTCGCAGTCGGCGCGCACCTTTGATGACGTCACGGCATCGGTTACTTACACCACGTTCGCCAAGCATGCCGGTATCGACGAAAGAGACGGCCTGGCGTTCGACAATACCGATCCGGAAAATGTGCGGCGCTATGCGATCCGCTGGGTTACCACCCCCGAGCGCGCGCAAGATCCGCGTTTACTGCAGTTCATCCGCATTTACCAGCAATCGCCCGAGGTCAAGGCCAAGCTGCGGCAGCTATATGGCGACCTGATCGATTTTCCGTGGTGA
- a CDS encoding PQQ-dependent sugar dehydrogenase, protein MPRLRSRSFMRAAAATALAGLLAGSLPAASRAQTQAPPAAQGKAQVAEMARGLEHPWSLAFLPDGSMLITERPGRLRRLDARGALSAPLQGVPRVHAQGQGGLLDVVLSPDFPRDRLVYLSYAEADAAGERSGTAVGRGRLSEDGGRLDDFTVIFRQQPKLSSGQHYGGRMVFGNDGLLFVSLGENNRRPTAQDLDKLQGKIVRIKPDGGVPDGNPFAGRPDARAEIWTYGMRNPQGMALNPWTGELWEHEHGPRGGDEVNVIRAGQNYGWPLATYGINYSGFAIPEAQGETLASGQGPLYWWKKSPAISGMAFYDSDRYPQWQGSLFIGALAGQALIRLQLEDGGKVVAEERLLGDRGARIRDVRQGPDGAVYVLTDSDDGMLLRLTPARGEGEDK, encoded by the coding sequence ATGCCGAGATTGCGATCGCGTTCATTCATGCGTGCGGCGGCTGCTACCGCGCTGGCCGGGCTGCTGGCAGGCAGTCTGCCTGCCGCGTCCCGCGCGCAGACCCAGGCGCCGCCCGCCGCGCAGGGCAAGGCCCAGGTCGCCGAGATGGCCCGCGGGCTCGAGCACCCCTGGTCGCTGGCCTTCTTGCCTGACGGCAGCATGCTGATTACCGAGCGGCCCGGCCGCCTGCGCCGGCTGGACGCGCGGGGCGCCTTGTCGGCCCCGCTGCAAGGCGTGCCCCGGGTGCATGCCCAGGGGCAGGGCGGCTTGCTCGACGTCGTGCTTTCGCCGGATTTCCCACGCGACCGCCTGGTGTATTTGTCGTATGCCGAGGCCGACGCCGCGGGCGAGCGCAGCGGCACGGCCGTGGGGCGCGGCCGGTTGTCGGAAGACGGCGGGCGGCTGGACGATTTCACGGTGATCTTCCGGCAACAGCCCAAGCTGTCCAGCGGGCAGCATTATGGCGGGCGCATGGTGTTCGGCAACGACGGCTTGCTGTTCGTCTCACTGGGCGAGAACAACCGCCGTCCCACCGCGCAAGACCTGGACAAGCTGCAAGGCAAGATCGTCCGCATCAAGCCCGACGGCGGCGTGCCCGACGGAAACCCGTTCGCCGGCCGGCCGGACGCGCGCGCCGAGATCTGGACCTACGGCATGCGCAATCCGCAGGGCATGGCGCTGAACCCCTGGACGGGGGAACTCTGGGAACACGAGCACGGCCCGCGCGGCGGCGACGAGGTCAACGTTATTCGCGCAGGCCAGAACTATGGCTGGCCGCTGGCTACCTACGGCATCAATTATTCGGGTTTTGCCATCCCCGAGGCCCAGGGCGAAACGCTGGCATCGGGCCAGGGGCCGTTGTATTGGTGGAAAAAATCGCCCGCGATCAGCGGCATGGCGTTCTACGATTCAGACCGATACCCGCAATGGCAAGGGTCGCTGTTCATCGGCGCGCTGGCCGGGCAGGCGCTTATCCGACTGCAGCTGGAGGACGGCGGGAAGGTGGTGGCCGAGGAGCGCTTGCTGGGCGACCGCGGAGCGCGCATCCGCGATGTGCGGCAAGGCCCGGATGGCGCAGTGTATGTGTTGACGGACTCGGATGACGGGATGCTGCTGCGGCTGACGCCGGCCCGCGGCGAAGGAGAAGACAAATGA
- a CDS encoding N-acyl-D-amino-acid deacylase family protein translates to MHADFVLQNATIVDGSGAARRHGHIAVAGQHIVQVGDFDVPAGIPVIDAAGLAVAPGFIDSHTHDDGYLLAHPDMTPKVSQGITTVVTGNCGISLAPLAGHDIPQPLDLLGPQALFRYGTFAAWLDALRAAPAAVNVVPLVGHTTLRVATMEDTARAANPDEVARMRTLLSQALNAGAFGVSTGTFYPPAAAATTEEIIAVCQPLRGRAGVYATHLRDEADHIVPAMHEALEIGRALDCRVVFSHHKLAGARNHGRSRETLDLITRAAAAQPVCLDCHPYPATSTMLRLDRVLLAQRTLVTWSKGYPEATGRDFADVMAELGLDEAATLERLAPAGAIYFLMSPDDVQRIFRHPLTMVGSDGLPFDPHPHPRQWGTFTNVLRTMVRERNLLTLEEAIHKMTGLAAAQYGLPRRGLLQPGCYADLVLFDPDTVTDAATFEQPLQLSRGIEAVWVNGAQVWDGRQAVGARPGQVLAPVRP, encoded by the coding sequence ATGCACGCCGATTTTGTTTTGCAGAACGCCACCATCGTCGATGGTAGCGGCGCGGCCCGCCGCCACGGCCACATTGCCGTGGCCGGGCAGCACATCGTCCAGGTGGGCGATTTTGACGTTCCGGCCGGCATCCCGGTCATCGATGCAGCGGGCCTGGCCGTGGCGCCGGGGTTCATCGATTCGCACACCCACGACGACGGCTACCTGCTGGCGCATCCGGACATGACGCCCAAGGTATCGCAGGGCATTACCACCGTGGTCACGGGCAATTGCGGCATCAGCCTGGCACCGCTGGCGGGCCATGACATCCCGCAGCCGCTCGACCTGCTGGGGCCGCAGGCGTTGTTCCGCTACGGCACCTTCGCCGCCTGGCTGGATGCCTTGCGCGCCGCGCCAGCGGCGGTCAATGTAGTGCCGCTGGTGGGCCACACCACCCTGCGCGTAGCCACCATGGAAGACACCGCCCGCGCGGCCAATCCGGACGAAGTGGCGCGCATGCGGACGCTGCTGTCCCAGGCGCTGAACGCGGGCGCGTTCGGCGTATCCACCGGCACCTTCTATCCGCCCGCCGCGGCCGCCACGACGGAAGAAATCATTGCCGTATGCCAGCCGCTGCGCGGGCGTGCCGGCGTGTACGCCACGCACTTGCGCGACGAGGCCGACCATATCGTCCCCGCCATGCACGAAGCGCTGGAAATCGGCCGCGCCCTGGATTGCCGCGTGGTGTTCTCGCATCACAAGCTGGCCGGCGCGCGCAACCACGGACGGTCCCGCGAAACGCTGGACTTAATCACCCGGGCTGCCGCCGCCCAGCCGGTATGCCTGGACTGCCATCCGTATCCGGCCACGTCGACCATGCTGCGGCTCGACCGCGTGCTGCTGGCCCAACGCACCCTGGTGACCTGGTCCAAGGGCTATCCGGAGGCCACCGGCCGCGATTTCGCCGACGTGATGGCCGAACTCGGCCTGGACGAAGCCGCAACCCTGGAGCGCCTGGCCCCCGCCGGGGCTATTTATTTCTTGATGTCGCCCGACGACGTGCAACGCATTTTCCGCCATCCGCTGACCATGGTGGGATCGGACGGGCTGCCCTTCGACCCGCACCCGCACCCCCGCCAATGGGGCACGTTCACCAACGTGCTGCGCACCATGGTGCGCGAACGGAATTTGCTGACGCTGGAAGAAGCCATTCACAAGATGACCGGCCTGGCCGCCGCCCAATATGGCCTGCCGCGTCGCGGGCTGCTGCAGCCCGGTTGCTACGCGGACCTGGTGCTGTTCGATCCCGACACCGTCACCGACGCGGCCACCTTCGAGCAGCCACTGCAGTTAAGCCGCGGCATCGAAGCGGTATGGGTAAACGGCGCGCAGGTATGGGACGGACGCCAGGCCGTCGGCGCCCGCCCCGGCCAGGTGCTGGCGCCCGTGCGGCCATGA
- the asd gene encoding archaetidylserine decarboxylase (Phosphatidylserine decarboxylase is synthesized as a single chain precursor. Generation of the pyruvoyl active site from a Ser is coupled to cleavage of a Gly-Ser bond between the larger (beta) and smaller (alpha chains). It is an integral membrane protein.), which produces MLFKDQLFLASQYAAPHHLVSRLMGLAADCRTPAIKNWMISRFVRRYGVDMSEALVQDPLAYDTFNQFFTRKLRADARPLDTEPGAVLCPADGAISQLGPIEHGRIFQAKGHSYSLTSLLGGDPARAEPFMGGDFATIYLSPRDYHRVHMPCAGTLREMVHVPGRLFSVNPLTATHVPELFARNERVACLFDTEYGPMAMVLVGAMIVASIETAWAGLVTPHKRQIRAQRYDEAARAPIHLDKGAEMGLFKLGSTVIVLFGPGRVRWTDTPSVRGPVRMGELLALPKA; this is translated from the coding sequence ATGCTCTTCAAAGATCAGCTCTTTCTTGCCAGCCAGTATGCCGCGCCCCATCACCTGGTGTCGCGTCTCATGGGGCTGGCGGCCGACTGCCGCACGCCCGCCATCAAGAACTGGATGATCTCGCGGTTCGTGCGCCGCTACGGCGTCGACATGAGCGAAGCGCTGGTGCAAGACCCGCTGGCCTACGACACGTTCAACCAGTTCTTCACCCGCAAGCTCAGGGCCGACGCGCGCCCCCTCGACACCGAGCCGGGCGCCGTGCTGTGTCCGGCCGACGGCGCCATCAGCCAGCTGGGGCCCATAGAACATGGCCGCATCTTCCAGGCCAAGGGCCACTCGTACAGCCTGACCAGCCTGCTGGGCGGCGACCCCGCCCGCGCCGAGCCTTTCATGGGCGGCGACTTCGCCACCATCTACCTGTCGCCGCGCGACTACCATCGCGTGCACATGCCTTGCGCCGGCACGCTGCGCGAAATGGTGCACGTGCCGGGCCGGCTGTTTTCGGTCAACCCGCTTACCGCCACCCACGTCCCCGAGCTGTTCGCCCGCAACGAGCGGGTGGCCTGCCTGTTCGACACCGAATACGGTCCCATGGCCATGGTGCTGGTCGGCGCCATGATCGTGGCCTCCATCGAAACCGCCTGGGCCGGCCTGGTCACGCCGCACAAGCGGCAGATCCGTGCGCAGCGCTACGACGAAGCCGCGCGGGCGCCCATCCACCTGGACAAGGGCGCCGAAATGGGCCTGTTCAAGCTGGGCTCGACCGTCATCGTGCTGTTCGGCCCCGGCCGCGTGCGCTGGACCGACACCCCCTCCGTGCGCGGCCCCGTGCGCATGGGCGAACTGCTCGCCCTGCCAAAAGCCTAG
- a CDS encoding glutathione S-transferase — MSTYELIGSRGCGSAIVEMALELANVPYTVTDLPYLKPGPGRDRLLRLNVTGQVPTLVLPGGEVMTESAAMIMHLNDVAPAAGLAPPADSPERARFWHLLMRLIGAVYPTFTYADDPPKWTTAGEPAELLRTRVHGRRAELWQELDRHVGAPHVLGRRFSALDLYVAVMIRWRPGPQWFKSCCPALYAAAQQAAGQPDVGQVLARHFDPPLE; from the coding sequence ATGAGTACGTACGAGCTGATAGGGTCGCGCGGCTGTGGTTCGGCGATCGTGGAAATGGCGCTGGAGTTGGCCAACGTGCCCTATACCGTGACGGACCTGCCGTATCTCAAGCCTGGGCCCGGACGCGACCGCTTGCTGCGGCTGAACGTCACCGGGCAGGTGCCGACGCTGGTGCTGCCGGGCGGCGAGGTCATGACCGAAAGCGCGGCCATGATCATGCATTTGAACGATGTCGCGCCGGCCGCGGGCCTGGCGCCGCCGGCCGATAGCCCCGAGCGCGCCAGGTTCTGGCATCTGCTGATGCGCCTGATCGGCGCGGTGTACCCGACGTTCACGTATGCGGATGATCCGCCCAAGTGGACCACGGCGGGCGAGCCGGCCGAACTGCTGCGCACGCGCGTGCATGGCCGCCGCGCGGAGCTGTGGCAGGAGCTCGACCGGCACGTCGGCGCGCCGCACGTGCTGGGGCGGCGCTTCAGCGCGCTGGACTTGTACGTGGCGGTGATGATCCGCTGGCGGCCGGGGCCGCAGTGGTTCAAGTCGTGCTGTCCCGCCCTGTATGCCGCGGCGCAGCAGGCGGCCGGCCAGCCCGACGTGGGCCAGGTGCTGGCGCGCCATTTCGACCCGCCCCTGGAGTAG
- a CDS encoding N-carbamoyl-D-amino-acid hydrolase: MTKGQRKIGLAVAQMGPVHLADTRRAVVARLVEMLREAHARGADLVVFPELALTTFFPRYWMSDEEAQARFFEAQMPNAEVQPLFDEARRLGVGFYLGYAELTPEGVPYNTAILVDRGARIVGKYRKVHLPGHDDHKPQAPFQHLEKKFFQVGDQPFGVWDTMGTKIGMCLCNDRRWPETWRVMSLQSAELVVLGYNTPSVNIHWPEPVHLRMHHHLITLQASAYQNCVWAAAAAKCGAEDGHHMIGGSVIVAPTGEIAAQASTEDDEVITVSADLGLAETFRRHVFDFARHRRPEHYRLIVERTGPGEPLPRD, encoded by the coding sequence ATGACCAAGGGGCAACGGAAAATCGGCTTGGCCGTGGCGCAGATGGGGCCCGTGCACCTGGCCGATACGCGCAGGGCCGTGGTGGCGCGGCTGGTGGAGATGTTGCGCGAGGCGCACGCCCGCGGAGCCGACCTGGTGGTGTTTCCGGAACTGGCATTGACCACGTTTTTTCCGCGCTACTGGATGAGCGACGAAGAGGCGCAGGCTCGCTTCTTCGAGGCGCAAATGCCCAATGCCGAGGTTCAGCCGCTGTTTGACGAAGCGCGCCGGCTCGGCGTGGGCTTCTACTTGGGATACGCGGAACTTACCCCGGAAGGCGTGCCGTACAACACCGCCATTCTGGTTGACCGCGGCGCGCGCATCGTGGGCAAGTACCGCAAGGTGCACCTGCCCGGGCACGACGACCACAAGCCGCAGGCGCCGTTCCAGCACCTGGAGAAGAAGTTCTTCCAGGTCGGAGACCAGCCGTTCGGCGTGTGGGACACCATGGGCACGAAGATCGGCATGTGCCTGTGCAACGACCGGCGCTGGCCCGAGACCTGGCGTGTGATGTCGCTGCAAAGCGCCGAGTTGGTGGTGCTGGGGTACAACACGCCGTCGGTGAATATCCATTGGCCGGAACCGGTGCATTTGCGCATGCACCATCACTTGATCACGCTGCAGGCCAGCGCCTACCAGAACTGCGTCTGGGCAGCGGCGGCCGCCAAATGCGGCGCTGAAGACGGGCACCACATGATAGGCGGTTCGGTGATCGTGGCGCCCACTGGCGAGATCGCCGCGCAGGCCAGCACCGAAGACGACGAGGTGATCACGGTGAGCGCGGACCTGGGCCTGGCCGAGACTTTCCGCCGCCACGTCTTCGATTTCGCACGGCACCGGCGCCCGGAACATTACCGCCTGATTGTCGAACGCACGGGTCCCGGCGAACCTTTGCCGCGGGATTGA
- a CDS encoding LysR family transcriptional regulator, whose protein sequence is MVGQQHEDTPDTVPARDARGAPPLSLRQIEVFRAIMMAGSISGAGRVLHVSQPAVSRVLALTESRLGYPLFERAKSRLLPTPEARRLYLEVEQVYGGIQRVNDLAANLGRRGAGMLRVVASASFGQRLIPRAMERFRVRNRSARVDFRTVTFDELVGYFLSDRADVGISMTAPDHPNLSSTRVGQDSIVCALPADHPLAAREVIRAEDFSSAAWIGYPAGTPLDLALEGFFGAGPVSPAAIEVHSPVTAHAFVQQGMGPALLDRWCIPPQSTVAQRPIEPAAHVEIWATHSNLAPLPLLGRRFLAALQEVLAESSNFVGQA, encoded by the coding sequence ATGGTCGGGCAGCAGCACGAAGACACGCCGGACACGGTGCCGGCCAGGGATGCGCGAGGCGCGCCGCCGCTCAGCCTGCGCCAGATCGAAGTATTCCGCGCCATCATGATGGCGGGGTCGATCAGCGGCGCGGGGCGCGTGCTGCATGTGTCGCAGCCGGCGGTCAGCCGGGTGCTGGCCTTGACGGAAAGCCGCCTGGGCTATCCCCTGTTCGAGCGCGCCAAGAGCCGCCTGCTGCCCACGCCGGAAGCGCGGCGCCTGTATCTGGAGGTCGAGCAGGTGTATGGCGGCATCCAGCGCGTCAATGACCTGGCGGCCAACCTGGGCCGGCGCGGCGCGGGCATGCTGCGGGTGGTGGCCAGCGCCAGCTTTGGACAACGGCTGATTCCGCGGGCGATGGAGCGTTTCCGGGTACGCAATCGGTCGGCGCGGGTGGATTTCCGGACGGTGACCTTCGACGAGCTGGTGGGTTATTTCCTGAGCGATCGCGCCGACGTCGGCATTTCTATGACTGCGCCGGACCATCCCAACCTGAGCTCCACGCGGGTGGGCCAGGACTCGATTGTCTGCGCATTGCCGGCGGATCACCCGTTGGCGGCCCGCGAAGTGATACGCGCGGAGGACTTTTCTTCGGCGGCCTGGATCGGTTACCCCGCGGGCACGCCGCTGGACCTGGCCCTGGAAGGTTTCTTCGGCGCGGGCCCGGTGTCGCCGGCGGCGATCGAAGTGCATTCACCCGTGACGGCGCATGCGTTCGTGCAGCAGGGCATGGGGCCGGCGCTGCTGGACCGCTGGTGCATTCCCCCGCAATCCACCGTGGCGCAACGGCCCATAGAACCCGCGGCGCACGTCGAGATCTGGGCTACGCATTCCAACCTGGCGCCGTTGCCTTTGCTGGGGCGACGCTTCCTGGCGGCGCTGCAAGAAGTGCTGGCCGAATCATCGAATTTTGTCGGCCAGGCATAA
- a CDS encoding glutathione S-transferase family protein, with amino-acid sequence MKLYYMPGACSLASHIVLEWIGKPYQAKKLSREELKQPEFLQINPLGAVPALVDGDLKLTQNAAILEYLAEQAPQSQLLGDGSAASRAQVRRWLGLINSDVHRTFSLIFGAQRYLPDDETAQAKLAASAATQLRTLFGHLDQQLADRPYLAGAAPSIADPYLYVVLRWARGKNIDLSGMNNLAAFFQRMEADPAAQAALHAEGLN; translated from the coding sequence ATGAAACTGTACTACATGCCCGGCGCCTGCTCATTGGCCTCGCACATCGTCCTCGAATGGATAGGCAAGCCCTACCAGGCGAAAAAGCTGTCCCGCGAGGAACTCAAGCAGCCCGAATTCCTGCAGATCAACCCGCTGGGCGCGGTGCCCGCCCTGGTCGACGGCGACCTGAAGCTGACGCAGAACGCCGCCATCCTGGAATACCTGGCCGAGCAGGCCCCGCAAAGCCAGCTGCTGGGCGACGGCAGCGCCGCATCGCGGGCGCAGGTGCGCCGGTGGCTGGGCCTGATCAATTCCGACGTGCACCGCACGTTCTCGCTGATCTTCGGCGCGCAGCGCTACCTGCCCGACGACGAAACCGCGCAGGCCAAGCTGGCGGCCTCGGCGGCCACCCAGCTGCGCACCCTGTTCGGACACCTGGACCAGCAACTGGCCGACCGGCCCTACCTGGCCGGCGCGGCGCCGTCGATTGCCGACCCGTACCTGTACGTGGTGCTGCGGTGGGCACGCGGCAAGAACATCGACCTGTCCGGCATGAACAACCTGGCCGCCTTCTTCCAGCGCATGGAAGCCGACCCCGCCGCGCAGGCCGCGCTGCACGCCGAAGGACTGAATTAA
- a CDS encoding DUF423 domain-containing protein produces the protein MTDRQLAILAALNMIAAVGAGAFGAHGLKRMLAPDLLAVWQTGVLYHLVHALGLFVIALLGARFGSTPLSTAGLVMFAGIVLFSGSLYLLAVTGTRWLGAITPIGGVAFLVAWALVAWAAWRSA, from the coding sequence ATGACCGACCGACAGCTGGCCATCCTGGCCGCTCTGAACATGATCGCCGCGGTGGGCGCCGGCGCATTCGGCGCCCATGGACTCAAGCGCATGCTGGCTCCCGACCTGCTGGCGGTGTGGCAAACCGGCGTGCTGTATCACCTGGTGCATGCGCTGGGCCTGTTCGTGATCGCCCTGCTGGGCGCGCGCTTCGGCTCGACCCCGCTGTCGACGGCGGGGCTGGTCATGTTCGCGGGCATCGTACTGTTCAGCGGCAGCCTGTACCTGCTGGCCGTCACCGGCACACGCTGGCTGGGCGCCATTACGCCGATCGGCGGCGTGGCGTTTCTGGTGGCCTGGGCGCTGGTGGCCTGGGCCGCCTGGCGCTCCGCCTGA
- the rocF gene encoding arginase has product MPATAATAAPRGLTLIGAPTDIGAGSRGASMGPEALRVAGLGPALQALGHDVEDAGNLTGPPNPGLPPQNGYRHLAEVAAWNLAVHDAAHAELERGRLPILLGGDHCLGIGSISAVARHCRFAGKPLRVLWLDAHADFNTQALTPSGNLHGMPVACLCGNGPGPLVGLAGHVPALQPNWIRQIGIRSVDEGEKSLIDAAGVEVYDMRIIDEIGMRAAMEAALADLAPDTHLHVSFDVDFLDPEIAPAVATSIPGGPTYREAQLCMEMIADTGRLGSLDIVELNPALDVRNKTAVLATELVQSLFGKSTLIRRPARGA; this is encoded by the coding sequence GTGCCTGCCACCGCCGCCACCGCCGCGCCGCGCGGCCTGACCCTGATCGGCGCCCCCACCGACATCGGCGCGGGCTCGCGCGGCGCCTCGATGGGGCCCGAAGCGCTACGCGTGGCCGGCCTGGGGCCCGCCCTGCAGGCCCTGGGCCATGACGTCGAAGACGCCGGCAACCTGACCGGCCCGCCCAATCCCGGCCTGCCGCCCCAGAATGGCTACCGCCATCTGGCCGAAGTCGCGGCCTGGAACCTGGCGGTGCACGATGCGGCGCATGCCGAACTCGAACGCGGCCGCCTGCCCATCTTGCTGGGGGGCGACCACTGCCTGGGCATCGGCTCGATCAGCGCCGTGGCTCGCCACTGCCGGTTTGCCGGCAAGCCACTGCGCGTGCTGTGGCTGGACGCGCACGCCGATTTCAACACCCAGGCGCTCACCCCTTCGGGCAACCTGCACGGCATGCCCGTGGCCTGCCTGTGCGGCAACGGCCCCGGGCCGCTCGTCGGGTTGGCCGGCCATGTGCCGGCGCTGCAGCCCAACTGGATACGCCAGATCGGCATCCGCAGCGTCGACGAAGGAGAAAAATCCCTTATCGACGCGGCTGGCGTCGAGGTCTACGACATGCGCATCATCGACGAAATCGGCATGCGCGCCGCCATGGAAGCCGCGCTGGCAGACCTCGCCCCCGACACGCATTTGCATGTCAGCTTCGACGTCGACTTCCTCGATCCCGAAATCGCGCCCGCTGTCGCCACCAGCATTCCAGGCGGCCCCACCTACCGCGAGGCGCAACTCTGCATGGAAATGATCGCCGATACTGGCCGGCTGGGCTCGCTGGACATTGTCGAACTGAACCCGGCGCTCGACGTGCGCAACAAGACGGCGGTACTGGCCACCGAGCTGGTGCAAAGCCTGTTCGGCAAATCGACGCTCATCCGGCGTCCGGCACGCGGCGCCTGA